The following are encoded in a window of Kitasatospora fiedleri genomic DNA:
- a CDS encoding GtrA family protein: protein MTSSTATRPPFTQRMRGLSLEAIGFAVIGATGVVVNFGLFWVLTNGFGLASLRSNIAATLVAIATNYLGYRYWLYRDRDAASRKREITLFLVFSGIGMLIETGTLGFTQYVLGLDTPFEKLGGKLLGLVVATVFRFVSYRTWVFKAMPELEEPAVVQEAELLLAAPPSPTLAN, encoded by the coding sequence ATGACGAGCAGCACAGCGACGCGGCCCCCGTTCACCCAGCGGATGCGCGGCCTGTCCCTGGAGGCGATCGGCTTCGCCGTGATCGGCGCCACCGGCGTGGTGGTCAACTTCGGGCTGTTCTGGGTCCTCACCAACGGCTTCGGCCTGGCCTCGCTGCGCTCCAACATCGCCGCGACGCTGGTGGCGATCGCCACCAACTACCTGGGCTACCGGTACTGGCTGTACCGGGACCGCGACGCCGCCTCCCGCAAGCGGGAGATCACCCTCTTCCTGGTGTTCAGCGGCATCGGCATGCTGATCGAGACCGGCACCCTGGGCTTCACCCAGTACGTGCTGGGCCTGGACACCCCGTTCGAGAAGCTGGGCGGCAAGCTGCTGGGCCTGGTGGTGGCCACCGTGTTCCGCTTCGTCTCCTACCGCACCTGGGTGTTCAAGGCGATGCCGGAGCTGGAGGAGCCCGCCGTGGTGCAGGAGGCCGAGCTGCTGCTGGCCGCCCCGCCGAGCCCCACCCTGGCGAACTGA
- a CDS encoding allantoate amidohydrolase codes for MWAELLPVGRSAATGGYRRHAWNSADAECRAWFEQQARSRGLAYQADRNGNQWAWHGDPAAGNAVVTGSHLDSVPDGGAYDGPLGVVSAFAAFDRLVENGRELTRPLGIANFADEEGARFGVACVGSRLATGLLDREAAYALRDADGVRLPDAMERAGHDPALIGPDPELLGRIGAFVELHVEQGRCLTERRPVGVAGAIWPHGRWRFDFHGEANHAGTTLLADRRDPMLTYATTVLAARKKARLAGALATFGKVAVEPNGTNAIASLVRGWLDSRAPDERTLHQVVGAIEQAAAERGARDGVRVELTRESYTPVVDFDAPLRDRLAARLDAPVLPTGAGHDAGILASAVPTAMLFVRNPSGVSHSPAEHAERADCHTGVAALADVLEDLACRPS; via the coding sequence ATGTGGGCGGAGCTGCTCCCGGTGGGCCGCTCCGCCGCCACCGGCGGCTACCGGCGGCACGCCTGGAACTCCGCCGACGCCGAGTGCCGGGCCTGGTTCGAGCAGCAGGCCCGCTCGCGCGGCCTGGCGTACCAGGCCGACCGCAACGGCAACCAGTGGGCCTGGCACGGCGACCCGGCCGCCGGGAACGCCGTGGTCACCGGCTCGCACCTGGACTCCGTCCCCGACGGCGGCGCCTACGACGGCCCGCTCGGGGTGGTCTCCGCCTTCGCCGCGTTCGACCGACTGGTCGAGAACGGACGGGAGTTGACCCGCCCGCTGGGCATCGCCAACTTCGCGGACGAGGAGGGCGCCCGGTTCGGCGTCGCCTGCGTCGGCTCCCGGCTGGCCACCGGCCTGCTCGACCGGGAGGCCGCGTACGCGCTGCGCGACGCCGACGGGGTGCGGCTGCCCGACGCCATGGAGCGGGCCGGGCACGACCCGGCGCTGATCGGCCCCGACCCCGAACTGCTGGGCCGGATCGGCGCGTTCGTCGAACTCCACGTCGAGCAGGGCCGCTGCCTGACCGAGCGGCGGCCGGTCGGGGTGGCCGGGGCGATCTGGCCGCACGGGCGGTGGCGGTTCGACTTCCACGGCGAGGCCAACCACGCCGGCACCACCCTGCTCGCCGACCGCCGCGACCCGATGCTCACCTACGCCACCACCGTGCTCGCCGCCCGCAAGAAGGCCCGGCTCGCCGGGGCGCTCGCCACCTTCGGCAAGGTCGCCGTCGAACCCAACGGCACCAACGCGATCGCCTCGCTGGTCCGCGGCTGGCTGGACTCCCGGGCCCCCGACGAGCGCACCCTGCACCAGGTGGTCGGGGCGATCGAGCAGGCCGCCGCCGAGCGCGGCGCCCGCGACGGCGTCCGGGTCGAGCTGACCCGCGAGTCGTACACCCCCGTGGTGGACTTCGACGCCCCGCTGCGCGACCGCCTCGCCGCCCGCCTGGACGCCCCGGTGCTGCCGACCGGCGCGGGACACGACGCCGGAATCCTGGCGTCCGCCGTCCCGACCGCCATGCTGTTCGTGCGCAACCCCAGCGGCGTCTCGCACTCCCCGGCCGAGCACGCCGAGCGCGCCGACTGCCACACCGGGGTCGCCGCCCTGGCCGACGTACTGGAGGACCTCGCATGCCGGCCGTCGTGA
- a CDS encoding helix-turn-helix domain-containing protein: MSFPEREVDPSRSARHFYGAEIRRRRAELGWSLVKLAEGVHFSVSTLSRVENGDVRVPRGLSEMLDQVFRTDGLFVRLLPLALREDHPAKYQEILAMADQALTDESYSPIVHGLLQTEAFARHMLRTGLPYAAEEEVEERVRARMGRQLRLRNSECRYWFILDEGAFHRFYGGPAVMAEQLRAILDVARLPNVVVQVLPFKSGGHSETSSLWLLSLPGGDRLAYEESSRAGTIFEKPSDIAERQWLYDLLRAQALPPQDSELTISSMLEGLASDAP, translated from the coding sequence ATGAGCTTCCCGGAGCGAGAAGTCGACCCGTCTCGGAGTGCGCGGCACTTCTACGGGGCCGAGATCCGACGGCGACGGGCGGAACTCGGCTGGTCCCTCGTCAAGCTCGCCGAGGGGGTGCACTTCTCCGTCAGCACGCTGTCCCGGGTCGAGAACGGGGACGTCAGGGTGCCCCGGGGGCTGTCGGAGATGCTGGACCAGGTCTTCCGGACCGACGGCCTCTTCGTCCGGCTGCTCCCGCTGGCGCTGCGGGAGGACCACCCGGCGAAGTACCAGGAGATCCTGGCCATGGCGGACCAGGCGCTCACCGACGAGTCCTACAGCCCCATCGTGCACGGCCTGCTCCAGACCGAGGCGTTCGCACGGCACATGCTGCGCACGGGTCTCCCCTACGCGGCGGAGGAGGAGGTGGAGGAGCGGGTCCGGGCCCGGATGGGCCGACAGCTCCGGCTGCGCAACTCGGAGTGCCGGTACTGGTTCATCCTGGACGAAGGCGCGTTCCACCGTTTCTACGGCGGCCCGGCGGTGATGGCCGAGCAGCTGCGGGCGATCCTCGACGTGGCCAGGCTGCCCAACGTGGTCGTGCAGGTGCTCCCGTTCAAGTCCGGCGGGCACTCCGAGACCTCCTCGCTGTGGCTGCTCTCGCTGCCGGGCGGCGACCGGCTCGCGTACGAGGAGAGCAGCCGGGCGGGGACGATCTTCGAGAAACCATCGGACATCGCGGAGCGGCAGTGGCTCTACGATCTACTACGGGCTCAGGCACTGCCCCCGCAGGACTCCGAGCTCACGATCAGCTCGATGCTGGAAGGACTGGCTTCTGATGCACCCTGA
- a CDS encoding response regulator transcription factor, whose protein sequence is MTCVLLAEDDPAISEPLARALRREGYEVLVREDGPAALGAGLSEDVDLIVLDLGLPEMDGLEVCRRLRADGKSFPVLVLTARADEVDTVVGLDAGADDYVTKPFRLAELLARVRALLRRGNVDQLTTGAHGVKIDIESHRAWLGEEELTLSAKEFELLRVLVRDAGRVVTREEIMRQVWDTTWWTSTKTLDMHISWLRKKLGDDAANPRYIATVRGVGFRFEKN, encoded by the coding sequence ATGACCTGTGTGCTGCTGGCCGAGGACGACCCGGCAATCTCCGAACCGCTGGCCCGCGCCCTGCGCCGCGAGGGCTACGAGGTGCTCGTCCGCGAGGACGGACCGGCCGCGCTGGGCGCCGGCCTCAGCGAGGACGTCGACCTGATCGTGCTCGACCTCGGGCTCCCCGAGATGGACGGCCTGGAGGTGTGCCGGCGGCTGCGCGCCGACGGCAAGAGCTTCCCGGTCCTGGTGCTCACCGCCCGCGCCGACGAGGTGGACACCGTGGTCGGCCTGGACGCCGGCGCCGACGACTACGTCACCAAGCCGTTCCGGCTGGCCGAGCTGCTGGCCCGGGTCCGGGCCCTGCTCCGGCGCGGCAACGTGGACCAGCTGACCACCGGCGCGCACGGCGTGAAGATCGACATCGAGTCGCACCGCGCCTGGCTCGGCGAGGAGGAACTCACGCTCTCCGCCAAGGAGTTCGAGCTGCTGCGGGTGCTGGTGCGGGACGCCGGACGGGTCGTCACCCGCGAGGAGATCATGCGCCAGGTCTGGGACACCACCTGGTGGACCTCCACCAAGACCCTGGACATGCACATCTCCTGGCTGCGCAAGAAGCTCGGCGACGACGCCGCGAACCCGCGCTACATCGCCACCGTGCGGGGCGTGGGCTTCCGCTTCGAGAAGAACTGA
- a CDS encoding peptide MFS transporter, with product MASTTLETEVRPSPPSGRTFLGHPRGLATLFMTETWERFSFYGMRALLVVYMSTEAAKGGLGVPVATAAAVYSVYNAMVYLLALPGGWIADRLLGARRTVALGGLIIMVGHFMLAVPDKVFFFAGLVPIAIGSGLLKANISTMVGQLYAKDDDARRDGGFTVFYMGINLGAFLAPLVIGTVGQQVNWHLGFALAGVGMALGLIQYLLGTRHLSPESNVVASPLTRAEGRAVLRKAGLWLAAAAVFYGVVVGTGHFTVSWAIWPLSLAGIAVPALVFARIRRDSALTGEERSRMGGYLWFFLAAAVFWMIYDQSGSTLSVFADRNTAGSLFGFSFPSSWFQSLNPLYIMALAPVFAWLWNAAARRGRNPSTTAKFSFGLLMIGASFLVMMLAMAAASGGVKVSPLWLAVVYLVQTVGELTLSPVGLSVTTKLAPAKYASQMMGVWFLAVTAGDCVAAIAQLLLGDDVVGSTWYFAVQGLLAIAAGVGLFAARRRIGALLGDDR from the coding sequence ATGGCTTCGACCACCCTGGAGACCGAGGTACGGCCCTCTCCCCCCTCGGGCCGGACCTTCCTCGGCCACCCCCGCGGCCTGGCCACCCTCTTCATGACCGAGACCTGGGAGCGCTTCAGCTTCTACGGCATGCGCGCGCTGCTGGTGGTCTACATGTCCACCGAGGCGGCCAAGGGCGGCCTCGGCGTGCCGGTGGCCACCGCCGCCGCCGTCTACTCGGTCTACAACGCCATGGTCTACCTGCTCGCGCTGCCCGGCGGCTGGATCGCCGACCGGCTGCTCGGCGCCCGGCGCACCGTCGCCCTCGGCGGGCTGATCATCATGGTCGGGCACTTCATGCTCGCCGTGCCCGACAAGGTGTTCTTCTTCGCGGGCCTGGTCCCGATCGCGATCGGTTCCGGCCTGCTCAAGGCCAACATCTCCACGATGGTCGGCCAGCTCTACGCCAAGGACGACGACGCGCGCCGCGACGGCGGCTTCACCGTCTTCTACATGGGCATCAACCTCGGCGCCTTCCTGGCGCCGCTGGTGATCGGCACCGTCGGCCAGCAGGTGAACTGGCACCTGGGCTTCGCGCTGGCGGGCGTCGGCATGGCGCTCGGCCTGATCCAGTACCTGCTGGGCACCCGGCACCTGAGCCCGGAGTCGAACGTCGTCGCCTCGCCGCTCACCCGGGCCGAGGGCCGCGCGGTGCTGCGCAAGGCCGGGCTCTGGCTGGCCGCCGCCGCGGTGTTCTACGGCGTGGTGGTCGGCACCGGGCACTTCACCGTCTCCTGGGCGATCTGGCCGCTCTCGCTGGCCGGCATCGCGGTGCCCGCCCTGGTGTTCGCCCGGATTCGCCGCGACTCCGCGCTGACCGGCGAGGAGCGCTCCCGGATGGGCGGCTACCTGTGGTTCTTCCTGGCCGCCGCGGTGTTCTGGATGATCTACGACCAGTCCGGTTCCACCCTGAGCGTGTTCGCCGACCGGAACACCGCCGGGAGCCTGTTCGGCTTCTCCTTCCCCTCCAGCTGGTTCCAGTCGCTGAACCCGCTGTACATCATGGCGCTGGCCCCGGTCTTCGCCTGGCTGTGGAACGCCGCCGCCCGGCGCGGGCGCAACCCCTCCACCACCGCGAAGTTCTCCTTCGGCCTGCTGATGATCGGCGCGTCCTTCCTGGTGATGATGCTGGCCATGGCCGCGGCCTCCGGCGGCGTCAAGGTCTCCCCGCTCTGGCTGGCCGTGGTCTACCTGGTCCAGACCGTCGGCGAGCTGACCCTCTCCCCGGTCGGCCTGTCCGTCACCACCAAGCTGGCGCCCGCCAAGTACGCCAGCCAGATGATGGGCGTCTGGTTCCTCGCCGTCACGGCGGGCGACTGCGTGGCCGCCATCGCCCAGCTGCTGCTGGGTGACGACGTGGTCGGCTCGACCTGGTACTTCGCCGTCCAGGGCCTGCTGGCGATCGCGGCGGGCGTCGGCCTGTTCGCCGCCCGCCGTCGGATCGGCGCGCTGCTGGGGGACGACCGCTGA
- the purE gene encoding 5-(carboxyamino)imidazole ribonucleotide mutase, with protein sequence MTSPLVGIVMGSDSDWPVMEAAAQALDEFEIPYEVDVVSAHRMPREMVAYGERAHGRGLKAIIAGAGGAAHLPGMLASVTPLPVIGVPVPLRYLDGMDSLLSIVQMPAGVPVATVSVAGARNAGLLAVRMLAAFDAELAEKMVEFQAELNNQATEKGRKLRAKVAGNDSFGFGK encoded by the coding sequence ATGACCTCCCCCCTTGTCGGCATCGTGATGGGCTCCGACTCCGACTGGCCCGTGATGGAGGCCGCCGCGCAGGCGCTCGACGAGTTCGAGATCCCGTACGAGGTCGACGTGGTCTCCGCGCACCGGATGCCGCGCGAGATGGTCGCCTACGGCGAGCGGGCGCACGGGCGCGGGCTGAAGGCGATCATCGCCGGGGCGGGCGGGGCCGCGCACCTGCCGGGGATGCTGGCCTCGGTGACGCCGCTGCCGGTGATCGGCGTGCCGGTGCCGCTGCGCTACCTGGACGGGATGGACAGCCTGCTGTCGATCGTCCAGATGCCGGCCGGGGTGCCGGTGGCGACGGTCTCGGTGGCGGGCGCGCGCAACGCGGGCCTGCTCGCGGTGCGGATGCTGGCCGCGTTCGACGCCGAACTCGCCGAGAAGATGGTCGAGTTCCAGGCCGAGCTGAACAACCAGGCCACCGAGAAGGGCCGCAAGCTGCGCGCCAAGGTGGCGGGCAACGACTCCTTCGGCTTCGGCAAGTAG
- a CDS encoding 5-(carboxyamino)imidazole ribonucleotide synthase: MMHQAGIPLGIRFKLLADTPQESAAQVVGTTVLGDYRDLDTLRAFAADCDVITFDHEHVPTEHLRTLQAEGVAVRPGPDALVNAQDKGVMRARLDSIGVPCPRHRLVADPADVTAFAEEGEGYPVVLKTVRGGYDGKGVWVVADETEAAAPFLAGVPVLAEEKVDFLRELAANVVRSPSGQAVAYPVVESVQENGICAEVTAPAPDLDPALSDEAQQLALRIAGELDITGHLAVELFQTRDGRILVNELAMRPHNSGHWSQDGAVTSQFENHLRAVLDLPLGDPRPRARWTVMVNVLGGDYPDMYRAFLHCMARDPGLKIHMYGKDVKPGRKVGHVNVFGDDLEDVRERARHAAAYLRGTITE; the protein is encoded by the coding sequence ATGATGCACCAGGCGGGCATCCCGCTGGGCATCCGCTTCAAACTCCTCGCCGACACCCCCCAGGAGTCGGCCGCGCAGGTGGTCGGTACCACCGTGCTCGGCGACTACCGCGACCTCGACACGCTGCGGGCCTTCGCCGCCGACTGCGACGTGATCACCTTCGACCACGAGCACGTGCCCACCGAGCACCTGCGCACCCTCCAGGCCGAGGGCGTCGCCGTCCGCCCCGGCCCGGACGCGCTGGTCAACGCCCAGGACAAGGGCGTCATGCGGGCCAGGCTCGACTCCATCGGCGTCCCCTGCCCCCGGCACCGGCTGGTCGCCGACCCGGCCGACGTCACCGCCTTCGCGGAGGAGGGCGAGGGCTACCCCGTCGTCCTGAAGACCGTCCGCGGCGGCTACGACGGCAAGGGCGTCTGGGTCGTCGCCGACGAGACCGAGGCCGCCGCCCCCTTCCTGGCCGGCGTCCCCGTGCTGGCCGAGGAGAAGGTCGACTTCCTGCGCGAACTCGCCGCCAACGTGGTGCGCTCGCCCAGCGGCCAGGCCGTCGCCTACCCGGTGGTCGAGTCCGTCCAGGAGAACGGCATCTGCGCCGAGGTCACCGCCCCCGCGCCCGACCTCGACCCGGCCCTGTCCGACGAGGCCCAGCAGCTCGCCCTGCGGATCGCCGGCGAACTCGACATCACCGGTCACCTCGCCGTCGAGCTGTTCCAGACCCGCGACGGCCGCATCCTGGTCAACGAACTCGCCATGCGCCCGCACAACTCCGGCCACTGGTCCCAGGACGGCGCCGTCACCTCCCAGTTCGAGAACCACCTGCGGGCCGTCCTCGACCTCCCGCTCGGCGACCCGCGCCCCCGCGCCAGGTGGACCGTCATGGTCAACGTCCTCGGCGGCGACTACCCCGACATGTACCGGGCGTTCCTGCACTGCATGGCCCGCGACCCCGGCCTCAAGATCCACATGTACGGAAAGGACGTGAAGCCCGGCCGCAAGGTCGGCCACGTCAACGTCTTCGGGGACGACCTCGAAGACGTCCGCGAGCGCGCCCGCCACGCGGCCGCCTACCTGCGAGGAACGATCACAGAATGA
- a CDS encoding DUF397 domain-containing protein: protein MHPDLNAPAEARRWRKSSYSNTDGGGCIEVDDAHPGHVRDSKDPDGPVLHFPAAAWHTFVTAVTAGEFGTV from the coding sequence ATGCACCCTGACCTCAACGCCCCCGCCGAGGCGCGCCGTTGGCGCAAGAGCAGTTACAGCAACACTGACGGCGGCGGGTGCATCGAGGTGGACGACGCCCACCCCGGCCACGTCCGCGACTCCAAGGACCCCGACGGCCCCGTCCTGCACTTCCCCGCCGCCGCCTGGCACACCTTCGTCACCGCAGTCACCGCCGGAGAGTTCGGCACCGTCTGA
- a CDS encoding formimidoylglutamate deiminase — protein MPAVVTYWAEHAWLPHPGGPAVQPEALITVGADGRIAEVVHGSGPCPAGAVRLAGLALPGQANAHSHAFHRALRGAVQVGSGTFWTWRDTMYKVAAALDPDRYLALATAVYAEMALAGITAVGEFHYLHHAPGGARYADPNAMGAALVEAAARAGIRITLLDTCYLSSGFGAAPTEPQLRFSDGDADAWAARADALANAGHVRIGAAVHSVRAVPAEQLGTVAQWAATRGAPLHVHLSEQTAENDACLAAHGVTPTRLLADHGVLGPRTSAVHATHLTDEDVRLLADSGTAICMCPTTERDLADGIGPARRLASAGCPITLGSDSHAVIDPFEEARALELDERLRTRTRGHWTAADLLRAGGADGHASLGWPEAGRLEPGALADFCVIALDSVRTAGPPPLLGAETAVFAAGAADVRHLVVGGRHVVRDGVHQLVPETGRALAAAVGALR, from the coding sequence ATGCCGGCCGTCGTGACGTACTGGGCCGAGCACGCCTGGCTGCCGCACCCCGGCGGCCCGGCCGTCCAGCCGGAGGCGCTGATCACCGTCGGCGCGGACGGCCGGATCGCCGAGGTCGTCCACGGCAGCGGCCCCTGCCCGGCCGGGGCGGTCCGGCTGGCCGGGCTCGCGCTGCCCGGGCAGGCCAACGCCCACTCGCACGCCTTCCACCGGGCGCTGCGCGGCGCCGTCCAGGTCGGCTCCGGGACGTTCTGGACCTGGCGCGACACCATGTACAAGGTCGCCGCCGCGCTCGACCCCGACCGCTACCTGGCGCTGGCCACCGCCGTGTACGCCGAGATGGCGCTCGCCGGGATCACCGCCGTCGGCGAGTTCCACTACCTGCACCACGCGCCCGGCGGCGCCCGCTACGCCGACCCGAACGCGATGGGCGCGGCGCTGGTCGAGGCCGCCGCCCGGGCCGGCATCCGGATCACCCTGCTCGACACCTGCTACCTGTCGTCCGGCTTCGGCGCCGCGCCGACCGAGCCCCAACTGCGCTTCTCCGACGGGGACGCCGACGCCTGGGCCGCGCGCGCCGACGCGCTGGCGAACGCCGGGCACGTCCGGATCGGCGCCGCCGTGCACAGCGTCCGGGCGGTGCCCGCCGAGCAGTTGGGCACCGTCGCGCAGTGGGCCGCGACCCGCGGCGCCCCGCTGCACGTCCACCTCTCCGAGCAGACCGCCGAGAACGACGCCTGCCTGGCCGCCCACGGCGTCACCCCCACCCGGCTGCTCGCCGACCACGGCGTCCTCGGCCCGCGCACCTCCGCCGTGCACGCCACCCACCTCACCGACGAGGACGTCCGGCTGCTCGCCGACTCCGGCACCGCGATCTGCATGTGCCCCACCACCGAACGGGACCTCGCCGACGGCATCGGCCCCGCCCGGCGGCTCGCCTCGGCCGGCTGCCCGATCACGCTCGGCTCCGACAGCCACGCCGTGATCGACCCGTTCGAGGAGGCCCGCGCCCTGGAGCTGGACGAGCGCCTGCGCACCCGCACCCGCGGCCACTGGACGGCGGCCGACCTGCTCCGGGCGGGCGGCGCGGACGGCCACGCCTCGCTCGGCTGGCCCGAGGCCGGGCGCCTGGAGCCCGGCGCGCTCGCCGACTTCTGCGTGATCGCCCTCGACTCGGTCCGCACCGCCGGGCCGCCGCCCCTGCTCGGCGCCGAGACCGCGGTCTTCGCGGCGGGCGCGGCCGACGTCCGCCACCTGGTGGTCGGCGGCCGGCACGTGGTCAGGGACGGGGTGCACCAGCTCGTCCCGGAGACCGGGCGCGCCCTCGCGGCGGCCGTCGGCGCCCTGCGGTGA
- the hutI gene encoding imidazolonepropionase, which yields MSLLISNIGSLVTNDPALGAGPLGLLADAAVVVDGDRVAWVGPGADAPAADEHTDAGGRALLPGFVDSHAHLLFAGDRTAEFSARMSGRPYGAGGIRTTVAATRAASDAELNANLTRYLAEMLRQGTTTVEVKSGYGLSTEDEARALRIAAGHTAETTYLGAHVVAPEYADDPAGYVELVTGEMLAACAPYARWVDVFCERGAFDGDQARAVLTAGMARGLRPRVHANQLGHGPGVQLAVELGAASADHCTHLTDADVAALAGSETVATLLPGAEFSTRAPYPDARRLLDAGAAVALSTDCNPGSSFTSSMPFCVAVAVREMGLTPDEAVHAATAGGALALRRPDVGRIAPGARADLHLLDAPSHVHLAYRPGVPLTAAVWQGGVRKV from the coding sequence ATGAGCCTGCTCATCAGCAACATCGGTTCGCTGGTCACCAACGACCCCGCCCTCGGCGCGGGCCCGCTCGGACTGCTGGCCGACGCCGCCGTGGTGGTGGACGGCGACCGCGTCGCCTGGGTGGGCCCGGGCGCGGACGCGCCCGCCGCCGACGAGCACACCGACGCGGGCGGGCGGGCGCTGCTGCCCGGGTTCGTGGACAGCCACGCGCACCTGCTGTTCGCGGGCGACCGCACCGCCGAGTTCAGCGCCCGGATGTCGGGCCGGCCGTACGGCGCGGGCGGCATCCGGACCACCGTCGCCGCGACCCGGGCCGCCTCGGACGCCGAGCTGAACGCCAACCTGACCCGCTACCTGGCGGAGATGCTGCGCCAGGGCACCACCACCGTCGAGGTGAAGTCCGGCTACGGGCTGAGCACCGAGGACGAGGCGCGGGCCCTGCGGATCGCCGCCGGGCACACCGCCGAGACCACCTACCTGGGGGCGCACGTGGTGGCCCCCGAGTACGCCGACGACCCGGCCGGGTACGTCGAGCTGGTGACCGGCGAGATGCTGGCCGCCTGCGCGCCGTACGCCCGCTGGGTCGACGTGTTCTGCGAGCGCGGCGCGTTCGACGGCGACCAGGCCCGGGCGGTGCTGACCGCCGGGATGGCGCGGGGCCTGCGGCCCAGGGTGCACGCCAACCAGCTGGGCCACGGCCCCGGCGTGCAGCTGGCGGTGGAGCTGGGCGCCGCCTCCGCCGACCACTGCACCCACCTGACCGACGCGGACGTCGCCGCGCTGGCCGGGAGCGAGACGGTCGCCACGCTGCTGCCGGGCGCCGAGTTCTCCACCCGGGCGCCCTACCCGGACGCCCGGCGGCTGCTGGACGCGGGCGCCGCCGTCGCGCTGTCCACCGACTGCAACCCGGGCTCCAGCTTCACCAGCTCGATGCCGTTCTGCGTGGCCGTCGCCGTCCGCGAGATGGGCCTGACCCCCGACGAGGCGGTGCACGCCGCCACCGCGGGCGGCGCGCTCGCGCTGCGCCGCCCCGACGTGGGCCGGATCGCCCCCGGCGCCCGGGCCGACCTGCACCTGCTGGACGCGCCCTCGCACGTCCACCTGGCGTACCGGCCGGGCGTCCCGCTGACCGCCGCGGTGTGGCAGGGCGGGGTCAGGAAGGTCTGA
- a CDS encoding ATP-binding protein produces MKRRMINSLLGVVLVVVAVFCVPLALIEKQSIVNAANDRVDAVAVRVLGLVESRLAAGEPVSGEKFAAVVTDEYYVTVDIPGQRQIALGRPVEGDALTATETGGSGETVTAAQSRTALDHEIGNMLLLLGVVALLAVQAAVALAVWQAKRLARPLTELAETAERLGSGDPRPQGRRYGVPELDRIAEVLDTSAERIARMLTAERRLAADASHQLRTPLTALSMRLEEITALAEDPGTVREEAAIGLQQVERLTDVVQRLLTNQRDPNSPTAVTFGLDEVIKQQVEEWGPTLRDGGRRLVIEGLRDARVIGTPGTVAQVLATLIENSLMHGAGTITLRVRRSGSSVVAEVQDEGAGVPRELGNRVFERAVSGRNSTGIGLAVARDLAEADGGRLELLSLRPPVFALFLAHGGE; encoded by the coding sequence GTGAAGCGCAGGATGATCAACTCGCTGCTGGGCGTGGTCCTGGTGGTGGTCGCGGTGTTCTGCGTGCCGCTGGCCCTGATCGAGAAGCAGTCGATCGTCAACGCCGCCAACGACCGGGTGGACGCGGTGGCGGTCCGGGTGCTCGGGCTGGTCGAGAGCCGGCTCGCCGCGGGCGAGCCGGTCAGCGGCGAGAAGTTCGCCGCCGTCGTCACCGACGAGTACTACGTCACCGTGGACATCCCGGGACAGCGGCAGATCGCCCTCGGCCGTCCCGTCGAGGGCGACGCGCTGACCGCCACCGAGACCGGCGGCAGCGGGGAGACCGTCACCGCCGCGCAGTCCCGCACCGCGCTCGACCACGAGATCGGCAACATGCTGCTGCTGCTCGGCGTGGTCGCGCTGCTCGCCGTGCAGGCCGCCGTGGCGCTCGCCGTCTGGCAGGCCAAGCGGCTGGCCCGCCCGCTCACCGAGCTCGCCGAGACCGCCGAGCGGCTGGGCTCCGGCGACCCCCGCCCGCAGGGCCGCCGCTACGGCGTGCCCGAACTCGACCGGATCGCCGAGGTGCTGGACACCAGCGCCGAGCGGATCGCCCGGATGCTCACCGCCGAGCGCCGCCTCGCCGCCGACGCCTCGCACCAGCTGCGCACCCCCCTCACCGCGCTCTCGATGCGGCTGGAGGAGATCACCGCGCTCGCCGAGGACCCCGGCACCGTCCGGGAGGAGGCCGCGATCGGCCTCCAGCAGGTCGAGCGGCTCACCGACGTGGTGCAGCGGCTGCTCACCAACCAGCGCGACCCCAACAGCCCCACCGCGGTGACCTTCGGGCTCGACGAGGTGATCAAGCAGCAGGTCGAGGAGTGGGGGCCCACCCTGCGCGACGGCGGGCGGCGGCTGGTCATCGAGGGCCTGCGCGACGCCCGGGTGATCGGCACCCCCGGCACCGTCGCGCAGGTGCTCGCCACCCTGATCGAGAACTCGCTGATGCACGGCGCCGGCACCATCACCCTGCGGGTGCGCCGCTCCGGCAGCTCGGTGGTCGCCGAGGTCCAGGACGAGGGCGCGGGCGTCCCGCGCGAACTGGGCAACCGGGTCTTCGAGCGGGCGGTCAGCGGCCGCAACTCCACCGGCATCGGGCTGGCCGTCGCCCGGGACCTCGCCGAGGCCGACGGCGGCCGCCTCGAACTGCTGTCGCTGCGGCCGCCGGTGTTCGCGCTGTTCCTCGCCCACGGGGGCGAGTGA